A stretch of Aphanothece sacrum FPU1 DNA encodes these proteins:
- a CDS encoding DUF29 domain-containing protein, producing MSKTLYDQDFQIWLQQTICHLQKGEFSALDIDNLIEELTELGKSEKRTLESNLMILLAHLLKLKVQHHAPPSMKDSWYRSVIEHRQRVHKNLRDTPSLKSYLETAIKEAYSDARKIAIKEGKLAQFGVRIPQESKYPKSCPFLKEQILDEDFYGNG from the coding sequence ATGTCTAAGACGCTTTACGATCAAGATTTTCAAATATGGCTACAACAAACTATTTGTCACTTACAGAAGGGCGAATTTTCTGCTTTAGATATTGATAACTTAATTGAGGAATTAACCGAGTTGGGAAAATCAGAAAAAAGAACGTTAGAAAGTAATTTGATGATTCTTTTAGCTCATTTACTCAAATTAAAAGTACAACATCATGCACCCCCATCAATGAAAGATAGCTGGTATCGTTCTGTTATCGAACATCGTCAGCGAGTTCACAAAAATTTAAGGGATACTCCTTCTCTTAAATCTTATCTAGAAACTGCTATTAAAGAAGCTTACTCCGATGCTCGTAAAATAGCAATTAAGGAAGGAAAATTAGCTCAATTTGGTGTTCGTATTCCCCAAGAAAGTAAGTATCCTAAAAGTTGTCCTTTTTTGA
- a CDS encoding Ivy family c-type lysozyme inhibitor: MWNKWAAACRYCFNQAIAYQKKNGRMGKTKLRNIIMQSNLPEWVKETPCHIRQNAIFDAHQAYTASKDCKFRNCHAPRQTIKFNNSNFAQGKWYPNVTKGLEFESSEPIPLKNAYATQLIKSKSGEWFAVFLNSVEQAENSNNNIISLDPGVRTFLTGFDGQRFIEIGQKDIGKINRLCSYLDDLMRFVKWVVMLFVPLEEAIIMQR; the protein is encoded by the coding sequence ATGTGGAATAAATGGGCAGCTGCTTGTCGATATTGTTTCAATCAAGCTATTGCTTATCAGAAAAAAAACGGCAGGATGGGTAAAACTAAATTAAGGAATATTATCATGCAGTCAAACCTACCTGAGTGGGTAAAAGAAACACCATGTCATATAAGACAGAATGCTATTTTTGATGCTCACCAGGCTTACACCGCGAGTAAAGATTGTAAGTTTAGAAATTGCCATGCCCCTCGACAAACTATTAAGTTTAATAACAGTAATTTTGCTCAGGGAAAATGGTATCCGAACGTAACAAAAGGGTTAGAGTTTGAATCGTCGGAACCTATCCCCTTAAAAAATGCTTACGCAACCCAGTTAATCAAAAGTAAGTCGGGTGAATGGTTTGCCGTCTTTTTAAACTCCGTTGAGCAAGCCGAAAACTCAAACAATAATATAATTAGTTTAGATCCTGGTGTTAGAACATTTTTAACTGGGTTTGATGGGCAACGGTTTATTGAGATTGGGCAAAAGGATATTGGGAAAATCAATCGACTCTGTTCTTACCTAGATGATTTAATGAGGTTCGTCAAATGGGTGGTGATGTTATTCGTACCTCTGGAAGAAGCAATAATCATGCAACGCTAA